From one Lotus japonicus ecotype B-129 chromosome 3, LjGifu_v1.2 genomic stretch:
- the LOC130746450 gene encoding trimethyltridecatetraene synthase-like — MATQLAAVPSYWVTTAATCLAAFAILLLFKRRLSSRSKYNLPPGPKPWPIIGNLNLIGSLPHQSIHALSQKYGPIMHVWFGSNPVVVGSSVDMAKAILKTHDATLAGRPKFAAGKYTTYNYSNITWSQYGPYWRQARRMCLMELFSAKRLDSYEYIRKQEMSAFLNDLFFNFANKTILLKDHLSTLSLNVISRMVLGKKYSEKSENSIISPDEFKKMLDELFLLNGVFNIGDFIPWIDFLDLQGYIKRMKALGKKFDMFMEHVLEEHIERRKGVKDYVAKDMVDVLLQLAEDPTLEVKLERRGVKAFTQDLIAGGTESSAVTVEWAITELLRKPEIFKRATEELDRVVGRERWVEENDIVNLPYVNAIVKEAMRLHPVAPMLVPRLAREDCNIAGYDIPKGTQVLVNTWTISRDPEIWDNPTEFKPERFIGKEIDVKGHDFELLPFGAGRRICPGYPLGLKVIQASLANLLHGFNWRLPDTIKKEDLNMEEIFGLSTPKKIPLEVVVEPRLPNHLYSL, encoded by the exons ATGGCAACACAATTAGCAGCAGTTCCTAGTTATTGGGTCACAACTGCAGCCACATGCCTTGCAGCATTTGCCATCCTCCTCCTCTTCAAGCGACGGCTGAGCAGCCGCAGCAAATACAATCTACCACCAGGCCCAAAACCATGGCCCATCATAGGAAACCTCAACCTCATAGGATCCCTCCCGCACCAGTCCATCCACGCTCTAAGCCAGAAGTACGGACCCATCATGCATGTCTGGTTCGGCTCCAACCCCGTTGTTGTGGGCTCCTCCGTGGACATGGCCAAAGCCATCCTCAAAACCCACGATGCCACCCTTGCAGGCCGGCCAAAATTTGCAGCCGGCAAATACACAACCTACAACTACTCAAACATAACTTGGTCCCAATATGGCCCATATTGGCGCCAAGCCCGTAGAATGTGCTTGATGGAACTGTTCAGTGCAAAACGCCTCGATTCCTATGAGTATATTAGAAAGCAAGAGATGAGTGCTTTTTTAAATGATCTCTTCTTCAATTTCGCAAACAAAACAATCCTATTGAAAGACCACCTTTCAACTTTGAGCCTGAACGTGATTAGCCGCATGGTGTTGGGGAAGAAGTACTCGGAGAAGAGTGAGAACTCCATAATTTCCCCTGACGAGTTCAAGAAGATGCTCGACGAGTTGTTTTTGCTGAATGGGGTTTTCAACATCGGGGACTTCATCCCTTGGATTGATTTCTTGGACTTGCAGGGTTACATTAAGAGGATGAAGGCTTTGGGGAAAAAGTTTGATATGTTCATGGAGCATGTGTTGGAGGAACACATTGAGAGAAGGAAAGGGGTGAAGGATTATGTTGCCAAAGACATGGTGGATGTGCTTTTGCAACTTGCCGAGGATCCTACTCTTGAGGTCAAGCTCGAGAGGCGTGGAGTCAAAGCTTTTACTCAG GACCTAATAGCAGGTGGGACAGAGAGCTCTGCCGTAACTGTAGAATGGGCAATCACTGAGCTCTTGAGAAAACCAGAGATCTTCAAGAGAGCAACAGAGGAGCTAGACAGGGTGGTAGGGAGAGAAAGATGGGTTGAAGAGAATGACATTGTCAATTTACCTTATGTTAATGCCATTGTTAAAGAAGCGATGCGGCTGCACCCTGTGGCACCAATGTTAGTGCCAAGACTAGCACGAGAGGACTGCAACATTGCTGGGTATGATATCCCCAAAGGAACACAAGTGCTTGTCAATACTTGGACTATTAGTAGAGATCCTGAAATTTGGGACAATCCAACCGAATTCAAACCAGAGAGGTTTATAGGGAAGGAGATTGACGTGAAAGGCCATGACTTTGAGTTGTTGCCATTTGGTGCGGGTAGAAGGATTTGTCCTGGGTACCCTCTTGGCCTTAAAGTGATTCAGGCAAGTTTGGCCAATCTGTTGCATGGCTTTAATTGGAGGCTACCTGATACTATAAAGAAGGAGGACTTGAACATGGAGGAGATTTTTGGGTTATCCACACCTAAGAAAATACCTTTAGAAGTTGTTGTTGAGCCTAGACTCCCAAACCATCTCTATTCCCTCTAA